A genome region from Natranaeroarchaeum sulfidigenes includes the following:
- a CDS encoding TorD/DmsD family molecular chaperone, which translates to MNTQHADLYAALASCFQHPGKDLVAAVQDGTLEATIESGVVSLSTASLEDVPPVEDAATVRREYLRTFEAFEGEYAPPAESAYEEWWDGTERGILSGPPASDMKRRYEALDAEVPPEYPADHVSLLLEYASLLLDAAQYEEYARFHAAHFDWIPAFRERVEETSDSAFYLWAVRLLDSVVGAMGEQYVD; encoded by the coding sequence ATGAACACACAACATGCCGACCTGTACGCCGCGCTTGCCTCGTGTTTCCAGCATCCCGGCAAGGACCTCGTCGCAGCGGTGCAGGATGGGACGCTCGAAGCGACTATCGAATCGGGAGTGGTGAGCCTGTCGACTGCATCCCTCGAAGACGTCCCACCGGTCGAAGATGCTGCCACAGTGCGACGGGAGTATCTCCGAACCTTCGAGGCCTTCGAGGGCGAGTACGCGCCGCCAGCAGAATCCGCCTACGAGGAATGGTGGGACGGCACCGAGCGTGGGATCCTCTCGGGGCCGCCGGCGAGCGATATGAAGCGCCGGTACGAGGCACTCGATGCTGAGGTGCCCCCGGAGTATCCCGCCGATCACGTCTCACTGTTGCTGGAGTACGCGAGTCTCCTGCTGGACGCAGCGCAGTACGAGGAGTACGCCCGGTTTCACGCGGCCCATTTCGACTGGATTCCCGCGTTCCGCGAGCGCGTGGAGGAGACATCGGACTCGGCGTTCTACCTGTGGGCTGTCCGGTTGCTCGATTCGGTCGTCGGCGCTATGGGTGAACAATACGTCGACTGA
- the extH gene encoding selenite/tellurite reduction operon rhodanese-like protein ExtH has protein sequence MDRKLDRRRFVQITGAAGLGALAGCLGDDEPASENEEENGTENGDESANGEEEEETQEDVPDPTATENALIEPATLKEWHDVGLVNLQELDVRDRVTVLRVWDTETYEDGHVPGALKWAPDEFHAARVEGLGEAAPMVPDGAQMDEVLQRSGVCPRTTIVLSGPSALRTARAYWTLRYWGFPRERIKVLNGGYNAYGEKYELETGGEPDAPAATFSVEANDELNNEDRLGIAQMIQRVDLKQKGEREDVLLDNRADPDATISTAIIDDPANYHEGDSYSTKFAEGGHWKDADELESHIFDLDGVAEGDTIVTFCGSGYRATMGYFVLDGLLGYDDVTVYDGSFSRQWAQYDGNNTEGNVPPEEWRVDLNDRTEGDTGESELEIVVDEIPDLDSADANQIESTDAAYMAGEDTESDDGDGDDEGGDWGCD, from the coding sequence ATGGATCGTAAGCTGGATCGACGGCGATTCGTACAGATCACTGGCGCGGCCGGACTCGGTGCCCTCGCTGGCTGTCTCGGTGACGACGAGCCGGCGTCCGAAAACGAAGAGGAGAATGGGACGGAAAATGGCGACGAATCGGCGAACGGCGAGGAAGAAGAGGAGACCCAGGAGGATGTTCCGGATCCGACGGCGACCGAGAACGCCCTGATCGAACCGGCGACGCTGAAAGAGTGGCACGATGTCGGACTTGTGAATCTGCAAGAACTGGACGTGCGTGACCGTGTCACCGTACTCCGCGTCTGGGACACCGAAACGTACGAGGACGGTCATGTGCCCGGCGCGCTCAAGTGGGCGCCGGACGAGTTCCACGCCGCACGGGTGGAAGGGCTGGGCGAAGCCGCGCCGATGGTGCCCGACGGAGCACAGATGGACGAAGTATTACAGCGAAGCGGTGTCTGTCCACGGACCACGATCGTACTTTCGGGACCGAGTGCGCTCCGAACGGCGAGAGCGTACTGGACGCTCCGGTACTGGGGCTTCCCACGTGAGCGAATCAAGGTCCTCAACGGCGGGTACAACGCCTACGGTGAGAAGTACGAACTGGAGACCGGCGGTGAACCCGACGCGCCGGCAGCGACGTTCAGCGTGGAGGCCAACGACGAGTTGAACAACGAGGACCGCCTCGGAATCGCACAGATGATCCAGCGCGTCGACCTCAAACAGAAGGGCGAACGAGAGGACGTCTTGCTCGACAACCGGGCCGATCCCGACGCGACGATATCGACCGCGATCATCGACGATCCGGCGAACTACCACGAAGGTGATAGCTACTCGACGAAGTTCGCCGAGGGAGGTCACTGGAAGGATGCCGACGAACTCGAATCCCACATCTTCGACCTCGACGGCGTCGCGGAAGGAGATACGATTGTTACCTTCTGTGGGAGCGGCTATCGTGCAACGATGGGCTACTTCGTCCTTGACGGGCTACTTGGCTACGACGACGTCACCGTCTACGACGGCTCCTTTTCCAGACAGTGGGCCCAGTACGACGGGAATAACACCGAAGGCAACGTTCCGCCGGAGGAGTGGCGTGTCGATCTGAACGACCGGACGGAGGGTGATACCGGCGAGAGCGAACTGGAGATCGTCGTCGACGAGATTCCCGACCTCGATTCGGCCGACGCGAACCAGATCGAATCCACCGACGCGGCGTACATGGCCGGCGAAGACACGGAAAGCGACGATGGCGACGGCGACGACGAGGGCGGTGACTGGGGCTGTGACTAG
- a CDS encoding 4Fe-4S ferredoxin N-terminal domain-containing protein, producing the protein MSPGNNQDPLEALAALDTDPDRSEYDQELGKQVGIDAMRVANGELSEREFHEKYDKRLREEFGDDYTPAEVIADE; encoded by the coding sequence ATGAGCCCAGGAAACAACCAGGATCCGCTCGAGGCACTGGCTGCACTCGATACGGATCCGGACAGAAGCGAGTACGATCAGGAACTCGGGAAACAGGTCGGGATCGACGCGATGCGTGTCGCAAACGGCGAGCTATCCGAACGCGAGTTCCACGAGAAGTACGACAAACGACTCCGCGAGGAGTTCGGCGACGATTACACCCCGGCGGAGGTGATCGCCGATGAGTAG
- a CDS encoding molybdopterin-containing oxidoreductase family protein, translated as MSSEDGSGLTRRNLLKTGVAAAGAAALGGCLDDVPGLGSTDRSAMPIANAETAFGNCWMCCHNCAQEVKVNDDTVVGITGVDGNPRGSAGPGTNGTLCPKGLAQLDKTHDPDRIKQPYIREDGELREATWDEAFEYTAERLREFDDEHGAETFLDAGSWAETPIFRTIWRDLYGTPERIGRGVHVCAGPTFVAGGMMGVGSNNRIPDYQNSEYLIMWGRNPLEAFAGQFEAKGILKAIEQNDATLVTIDPQYTETAEKSDEWLPIEPRTDGALALAMGHVIIQEGLLDLEFVQEHTYGFEAYQEAVEDKTPEWAEEITGIDADKIREIARGFAEAAPAAGISIWTGTAQVSNGWKASQNITALNGLVGNIDRPGGLRLWKGTPTADPFEVCEWTPDDKGTDVTIGVDLPNNAEGKEPALNKYEEYEEYPFRHIEGIAHNLVPEMVENGHINGIYCHHDMPLKDGNAEAWLDALDEMDLVIAVDAYWNGVTRNADVVFADATQLEKDTMGTGSWSAYPEHQWVVGGKAAVEPQFNTKPDWEILTGIAEAMGWGEYFPWDDHEEFINDQLQAVDLTLEELDSGEKNYELVGEYGYEQWRDEDGPAFSFDLDQVPTFVQAAEEAGMDTAPEWQPPGTYGDELGEEYPLNFFDIRSVFFSHGSDQGIDRCLDQFARKNELEDEDYRGNYLHLNPADAEPRGIETGDMVTVESETGEGELMAHVTETIKPGFVTAEYGFGEGSAQEDYEGMNTMKLHAKQMDPITGQPDRHIAVDVHNGGA; from the coding sequence ATGAGTAGCGAGGACGGTAGCGGACTGACGCGCCGAAACCTGCTGAAAACCGGCGTTGCCGCTGCCGGCGCTGCCGCGCTCGGTGGCTGTCTCGACGATGTTCCCGGGCTCGGGAGCACGGATCGATCGGCGATGCCGATCGCCAACGCCGAGACCGCCTTCGGCAACTGCTGGATGTGTTGTCACAACTGCGCACAGGAAGTGAAAGTCAACGACGACACCGTCGTCGGGATCACTGGTGTCGACGGGAATCCCCGCGGGAGCGCCGGGCCCGGCACTAACGGGACGCTCTGTCCGAAGGGGCTCGCACAGCTCGACAAAACGCACGACCCCGACCGGATCAAACAGCCCTACATCCGCGAGGACGGCGAGCTACGCGAGGCGACGTGGGACGAAGCGTTCGAGTACACCGCAGAACGCCTCCGCGAGTTCGACGACGAACACGGCGCGGAGACGTTTCTCGATGCCGGCAGCTGGGCGGAGACGCCGATCTTCCGGACGATCTGGCGCGATCTCTACGGCACGCCCGAACGGATCGGCCGGGGCGTCCACGTCTGTGCTGGCCCGACGTTCGTCGCCGGCGGCATGATGGGAGTCGGCTCGAACAACCGGATCCCGGACTACCAGAACTCGGAGTACCTCATCATGTGGGGCCGGAACCCGCTGGAGGCGTTCGCCGGGCAGTTCGAGGCAAAGGGGATCCTCAAAGCGATCGAGCAAAACGATGCCACGCTGGTGACGATCGACCCGCAGTACACCGAGACGGCCGAGAAGTCCGACGAGTGGTTGCCGATCGAGCCCCGGACTGACGGCGCACTCGCACTGGCGATGGGCCACGTCATCATCCAGGAGGGGCTGCTCGATCTGGAGTTCGTCCAGGAGCATACCTACGGCTTTGAGGCGTACCAAGAAGCAGTCGAGGACAAGACTCCCGAGTGGGCCGAAGAGATCACCGGTATCGATGCCGACAAGATCCGCGAGATTGCCCGTGGGTTCGCCGAGGCCGCGCCGGCTGCCGGAATCTCGATCTGGACCGGGACGGCTCAGGTGAGCAACGGCTGGAAGGCGAGCCAAAACATCACCGCCCTGAACGGCCTGGTCGGTAATATCGATCGTCCCGGCGGGCTCCGACTCTGGAAGGGGACGCCGACCGCCGATCCGTTCGAGGTCTGTGAGTGGACGCCCGACGACAAGGGCACCGACGTGACCATCGGCGTCGACTTGCCAAACAACGCCGAGGGCAAGGAGCCTGCGCTCAACAAGTACGAGGAGTACGAGGAGTACCCGTTCCGCCACATCGAGGGAATCGCACACAACCTCGTCCCGGAGATGGTCGAGAACGGACATATCAACGGTATCTACTGTCACCACGACATGCCGCTGAAAGACGGCAACGCCGAGGCCTGGCTCGACGCGCTCGACGAGATGGACCTCGTGATCGCCGTCGACGCCTACTGGAACGGCGTCACGCGCAACGCCGACGTCGTCTTCGCCGACGCCACGCAGCTGGAAAAGGACACGATGGGAACCGGTTCCTGGAGCGCGTACCCCGAACACCAGTGGGTCGTCGGCGGGAAGGCCGCCGTCGAGCCACAGTTCAACACGAAACCCGACTGGGAGATCCTGACCGGAATCGCCGAGGCGATGGGCTGGGGCGAGTACTTCCCGTGGGACGACCACGAGGAGTTCATCAACGACCAGCTACAGGCGGTCGACCTCACGCTGGAGGAGCTCGACAGCGGCGAGAAGAACTACGAGCTCGTCGGCGAGTACGGTTACGAGCAGTGGCGCGACGAGGACGGCCCGGCGTTTAGCTTTGACCTCGATCAGGTCCCGACGTTCGTCCAGGCTGCCGAAGAGGCCGGGATGGATACTGCCCCCGAGTGGCAGCCGCCAGGAACGTACGGCGACGAGCTCGGCGAGGAGTATCCGCTGAACTTCTTCGACATCCGTTCGGTGTTTTTCTCCCATGGCAGCGATCAGGGGATCGACCGCTGTCTCGATCAGTTCGCGCGGAAGAACGAACTCGAAGACGAGGACTACCGGGGCAACTACCTGCATCTCAACCCGGCCGACGCCGAGCCGCGAGGGATCGAGACTGGCGATATGGTCACCGTCGAATCCGAGACCGGGGAGGGCGAACTGATGGCCCACGTCACCGAGACGATCAAACCCGGCTTTGTCACCGCCGAGTACGGTTTCGGAGAGGGATCGGCACAGGAAGACTACGAGGGAATGAACACGATGAAACTGCACGCCAAACAGATGGATCCGATCACGGGACAGCCGGACAGACACATCGCTGTCGACGTCCACAACGGGGGTGCCTGA
- the nrfD gene encoding NrfD/PsrC family molybdoenzyme membrane anchor subunit has translation MTTPELFWFEAGHWDIFVAIYLFLGGVSGGAYVVASIAETVAGRSEYDGYEHVTRWGLLTAFVTIAVGSITLLLHLSGPFLRAFTFPVSFTNWSSWMAIGTWVIVLFSLLVTMRLVWATFGAEATADPSGLPRHLVAKLGIDGLLDRLADATRPSGILDVGVRLVGVGLAVLVVVYTGLLLSDVGWNVPLWDPRLLPLLFLASGVSAGTAAVVMLAQLTSDIDSHLVHRFSLFDDAVIVVEIMILGILLYTLATGGVAATETYAALTGTYGLLLWGGVIGLGLVVPLLISGAQQAVDLVRDENVLMTKRICSTKFGLVIMGSMLLRFLVITAAVKQPVIVG, from the coding sequence ATGACGACACCGGAACTGTTCTGGTTCGAAGCGGGCCACTGGGACATCTTCGTCGCGATCTACCTCTTCCTCGGGGGCGTCTCCGGGGGGGCATACGTGGTCGCATCGATCGCCGAGACAGTCGCCGGTCGAAGCGAGTACGACGGCTACGAGCACGTCACCCGGTGGGGGCTGCTGACGGCGTTTGTCACGATCGCCGTCGGCTCGATCACGCTGCTGTTGCACCTCTCCGGGCCGTTCCTCCGGGCGTTTACCTTCCCGGTGAGCTTCACGAACTGGTCGTCCTGGATGGCGATCGGGACTTGGGTGATCGTCCTGTTTAGCCTCCTCGTGACGATGCGGCTGGTGTGGGCGACGTTCGGGGCCGAAGCGACCGCCGATCCCAGTGGGCTCCCCCGGCACCTGGTTGCGAAACTCGGTATCGACGGGCTGCTGGACCGGCTAGCCGACGCGACTCGCCCCTCGGGTATCCTCGACGTGGGTGTGCGACTGGTCGGCGTCGGGCTGGCGGTGCTTGTCGTCGTCTACACCGGACTCCTGTTGAGCGACGTCGGGTGGAACGTCCCGCTGTGGGATCCACGGCTGCTCCCGCTGTTGTTCCTGGCCAGTGGTGTCTCGGCCGGGACGGCTGCAGTGGTGATGCTCGCCCAGTTGACCAGCGACATCGACAGTCACCTCGTTCATCGGTTCAGCCTCTTCGACGATGCGGTCATTGTCGTTGAGATCATGATCCTGGGGATCCTACTGTACACGCTCGCTACCGGGGGCGTCGCAGCAACTGAAACGTACGCCGCACTCACGGGGACGTACGGGCTCTTGCTGTGGGGCGGCGTTATCGGACTCGGACTCGTGGTCCCGCTCCTGATCTCGGGGGCACAGCAGGCTGTCGACCTCGTCCGAGACGAAAACGTGCTGATGACCAAACGAATCTGTTCGACGAAGTTCGGGCTGGTCATCATGGGTTCCATGCTGTTGCGGTTCCTGGTGATTACGGCCGCAGTCAAACAGCCGGTAATCGTCGGATGA
- a CDS encoding DUF7127 family protein: protein MDLKQFSRRDERRVREYETDGTHRIVADLGSDVDASVEVVGDTAIVVPEEGEQIDLDLPEAGAQAFIKNGILTIELEDGR, encoded by the coding sequence ATGGATCTCAAACAGTTTTCACGGCGCGATGAACGCCGCGTCCGGGAGTACGAAACCGATGGTACTCACCGTATCGTGGCCGATCTGGGTAGCGATGTCGACGCGAGCGTAGAGGTCGTCGGTGACACGGCGATCGTCGTCCCCGAGGAGGGCGAACAGATCGATCTCGATCTGCCCGAGGCGGGCGCGCAAGCGTTTATCAAAAACGGTATCCTCACTATCGAACTGGAGGACGGACGATGA
- the panB gene encoding 3-methyl-2-oxobutanoate hydroxymethyltransferase — protein sequence MALTVQDLRARKGGEPITMLTAYDAPTAELIDEGGVDVILVGDSMGNVVLGYDSTLPVTVDEVASRTAAVARGVEEALVVADMPFLSYGTDRQTSIENAGRMLKEARADAIKLESGEHTVELTERLHQLGIPVMAHLGLTPQRINELGGYTQQGADPEAAQEIVDLARAHEEAGAFSLVLEHVPANLAATITEELEIPTIGIGAGPETDGQVLVFNDVVGLGEWSPPFAEQFGDVRAEMESAIDGYVDAVSDEEFPAEEHSRYADELDDLY from the coding sequence ATGGCACTGACCGTACAGGACCTCCGCGCCCGGAAGGGCGGGGAGCCGATCACGATGCTGACGGCGTACGACGCGCCGACCGCCGAGTTGATCGACGAGGGCGGCGTCGACGTCATTCTGGTTGGCGACAGCATGGGAAACGTCGTGCTCGGCTACGACTCGACGCTCCCGGTGACCGTCGACGAGGTGGCGAGCAGAACCGCCGCGGTGGCGAGGGGTGTCGAGGAGGCGCTGGTCGTCGCGGACATGCCCTTTTTGAGTTACGGCACCGACCGACAGACGAGCATCGAAAACGCCGGACGGATGCTCAAGGAGGCCCGCGCGGACGCGATCAAACTTGAATCTGGCGAGCACACGGTCGAGTTGACCGAACGGCTCCACCAGCTGGGAATCCCCGTCATGGCACATCTGGGCCTGACGCCCCAGCGGATCAACGAACTCGGCGGCTACACCCAGCAGGGTGCCGATCCAGAGGCGGCACAGGAGATCGTCGATCTCGCCCGCGCTCACGAGGAGGCGGGTGCGTTCTCGCTCGTCCTCGAACACGTCCCGGCGAATCTGGCAGCGACGATTACTGAGGAACTGGAGATTCCGACGATCGGTATCGGCGCGGGTCCGGAAACGGATGGGCAGGTACTCGTGTTCAACGATGTCGTCGGGCTTGGCGAGTGGTCGCCCCCCTTTGCCGAGCAGTTCGGCGATGTCCGGGCCGAAATGGAGTCAGCCATCGACGGCTACGTCGACGCCGTTTCCGACGAGGAGTTCCCCGCCGAGGAGCACAGCCGGTATGCCGACGAACTCGACGATCTATACTGA
- a CDS encoding 4Fe-4S dicluster domain-containing protein yields the protein MGEQWAFYFDANKCIGCHACSVSCKQRHDRDSDQDEWRTVRNVESGEFPDVSSMPISMSCMHCSDAPCEKVCPCNSIEKREEDGIVTVDRDSCIGCHYCAWACPYGAPTYDDGGIMSKCNMCLGEGPGGGHDMPPREEQEDGGSTPACVDNCVGDAIKAGPVSELKAEASKEALERFASEPANVIVEADRDDDEAGAVTYEV from the coding sequence ATGGGTGAACAGTGGGCGTTCTACTTCGACGCGAACAAGTGTATCGGCTGTCACGCCTGCTCGGTCTCGTGTAAGCAACGCCACGACCGCGATTCGGACCAGGACGAGTGGCGGACGGTCCGCAACGTCGAGTCCGGGGAGTTCCCCGACGTGAGCTCGATGCCGATCTCGATGTCGTGTATGCACTGCTCGGACGCACCCTGCGAGAAGGTCTGTCCGTGTAACTCGATCGAAAAGCGCGAGGAAGACGGCATCGTCACCGTCGACCGGGACAGCTGTATCGGCTGTCACTACTGTGCGTGGGCCTGTCCGTACGGTGCGCCGACCTACGACGACGGCGGTATTATGTCGAAATGCAACATGTGCCTCGGCGAAGGACCGGGCGGCGGCCACGACATGCCACCACGCGAGGAACAGGAAGACGGTGGATCGACGCCAGCCTGTGTCGATAACTGTGTCGGCGACGCGATCAAAGCCGGGCCGGTCAGCGAACTGAAAGCCGAGGCATCCAAGGAAGCGCTCGAACGGTTCGCCTCGGAGCCGGCGAACGTGATCGTCGAGGCAGATCGTGACGACGACGAGGCGGGTGCGGTCACTTACGAGGTGTGA
- a CDS encoding alpha/beta fold hydrolase, whose protein sequence is MKTITHHGRETAYRRTDRGGNGPVVLFVHGSGATGDLWRGQRSLAERCEVVALDLSGHGESEDVDVSAGYETLAAYATDVVAVARDVGADILVGNSLGGAVVLHVALERGYDPSALVLAGTGAKLAVLDDLLGWLDDDFERAVEFLHADGRLFYDPDETLRTASADAMRSVGQEITRRDFRTCHAFDVRERIGEIETPTLAVYGEHDQLTPPRYHEYLVDELPDAARASIDDAAHLAMLERPAAFNAALERFLDELAANGSV, encoded by the coding sequence ATGAAAACGATCACACACCACGGTCGGGAGACGGCCTATCGCCGAACCGATCGCGGTGGTAACGGTCCCGTGGTACTGTTCGTCCACGGCAGCGGCGCGACAGGTGACCTCTGGCGAGGACAGCGATCGCTCGCGGAGCGCTGCGAAGTCGTGGCGCTCGATCTGAGCGGCCACGGGGAGTCGGAAGACGTCGACGTCAGCGCGGGCTACGAGACGCTTGCCGCGTACGCCACGGATGTCGTCGCGGTGGCGCGTGACGTTGGTGCGGACATCCTCGTCGGCAACTCGCTGGGTGGGGCGGTGGTACTCCACGTCGCGCTGGAGCGAGGCTACGATCCGTCCGCGCTGGTCCTCGCGGGAACCGGTGCAAAACTGGCCGTACTGGATGACCTGCTGGGGTGGCTGGACGACGACTTCGAGCGCGCGGTCGAGTTCCTTCACGCCGACGGCCGACTGTTCTACGACCCTGACGAAACACTACGGACGGCGTCAGCGGACGCCATGCGCTCGGTCGGTCAGGAGATCACCCGGCGCGATTTCCGGACCTGCCATGCCTTCGATGTCCGCGAGCGGATCGGTGAGATCGAGACGCCCACGCTCGCCGTGTATGGTGAACACGACCAGTTGACGCCACCACGGTATCACGAGTACCTGGTCGACGAACTGCCCGATGCCGCCCGCGCATCGATCGACGACGCCGCCCACCTCGCGATGCTCGAACGGCCAGCGGCGTTCAACGCAGCCCTCGAACGGTTTCTCGACGAACTCGCGGCCAATGGCTCAGTATAG
- a CDS encoding helix-turn-helix domain-containing protein: MAVGSRTDDEPAAIPPVEDRNLRVVLEIERGGPCVMDAIEGDIVDLDVRLDQDHCNLDIAVRDEEESVSTKHTSNEICDHCPGVVFSEYGCLPRYLEVGDGEFVMETYVSDTETVAEIVAEVREICARVSVQSIVSTDGSEFRELCSVDVSELTAKQREAVNVAQELGYYDPDASVPMEKIADELGISLSATSQRLRRAESNVIRQLSCDCSCWET, from the coding sequence ATGGCTGTTGGGTCCCGTACCGACGACGAACCGGCCGCAATTCCGCCAGTAGAGGACCGTAACCTGCGGGTCGTCCTCGAGATCGAACGTGGCGGCCCCTGTGTGATGGACGCGATCGAGGGAGACATCGTCGATCTCGACGTCCGACTCGACCAGGATCACTGCAACCTCGATATCGCGGTCCGCGACGAGGAGGAGAGCGTCTCCACGAAGCATACCTCGAACGAAATCTGTGATCATTGCCCCGGGGTAGTGTTCTCGGAGTACGGCTGTCTGCCACGATATTTGGAGGTTGGGGACGGGGAGTTCGTCATGGAAACGTACGTCTCGGATACCGAGACGGTCGCCGAGATCGTCGCGGAGGTCCGGGAGATCTGTGCCCGCGTCTCCGTGCAGAGCATCGTCTCGACCGACGGATCGGAGTTCCGTGAGCTCTGTTCGGTCGACGTGTCGGAACTGACCGCCAAACAGCGTGAGGCGGTAAACGTGGCCCAGGAGCTCGGGTACTACGATCCCGACGCATCCGTTCCGATGGAGAAGATCGCCGACGAACTGGGGATTTCCCTGTCGGCGACGTCCCAGCGACTGCGACGGGCGGAATCGAACGTCATCCGGCAGCTCTCCTGTGACTGTTCGTGCTGGGAGACGTGA